From a single Eleginops maclovinus isolate JMC-PN-2008 ecotype Puerto Natales chromosome 2, JC_Emac_rtc_rv5, whole genome shotgun sequence genomic region:
- the prmt7 gene encoding protein arginine N-methyltransferase 7, whose product MKTFCGRANPTTGALDWVEESEEYDYHQEIARSCYADMLHDDDRNQKYYQGIRAAVGRVKARGGKVIVLDIGTGTGLLSMMALTAGADFCYAVEVFKPMAEAAQSIVKKNGFSEKIKIINKHSTDVTVGPDGDMQVKANVLITELFDTELIGEGALPSYAHAHQNLVQEGCEAVPHRATVYAQLVESELLWSWAQLQPMEVEGAHLVPLPTGVPCAGAHAVCDIQLSQVPPHSFTPLGPLCTMFSVDFSKPVSSAFQSHSSQFVAQAGGKAQVVLSWWDLDMDPSGSIVCTMAPSWTYQQPKMAPWRDHWMQSVYFLPVESSVLEGEELSLTVCHDDYSLWYSLRSPSLQGSQSEAAPSRPCCTCQAHLVWNRPRFGELNDRRRTQSYVSALRSVLREEGVCLSVSDGSLLPVFARMLGAKKVYGLENSRMSKRVIEQVLEANSMKGGVNLLEIRPEQLSSNDLGGDQISVLMGEPYFSTSLLPWHSLFFWYSRTALAGLLQPGAAILPSSATLHMAAVEFQDLWRIRAPCGTCEGFDVSPMDEMVQRSLDFRESSEAEPHPLWEYPCRALTPPTAVMTFDFTQCVPQQPISSKGSLPFTRIGRCHGVALWMEYHLTDDITVSAGLIGPVSEQGECEWSRNRKQGVYFFRSPGESSGDGRASVSYSFTFEPSLGDIKMDFSIEAQ is encoded by the exons ATGAAGACCTTCTGTGGCAGAGCCAACCCTACCACCGGAGCCTTAGACTGGGTGGAGGAGAGCGAGGAGTACGACTACCACCAGGAGATAGCCAG gtcCTGTTATGCTGATATGCTACATGATGATGACAGG AATCAGAAGTATTACCAGGGTATCCGGGCAGCTGTTGGCAGAGTGAAGGCGCGGGGTGGGAAGGTCATCGTTCTGGACATTGGGACAGGAACGGGCCTGCTGTCCATGATGGCTCTCACCGCGGGAGCTGACTTCTGCTATGCTGTGGAG GTTTTCAAACCGATGGCAGAGGCAGCACAGAGCATCGTGAAGAAGAACGGCTTCTCTGAAAAGATAAAGATCATTAACAAACACTCCACTGACGTCACTGTGGGGCCAG ATGGAGATATGCAAGTGAAGGCCAATGTTCTGATAACAGAACTGTTTGACACAGAACTGATCGGTGAAGGAGCGCTGCCCAGTTACGCCCATGCTCACCAAAATCTggtccag GAGGGTTGTGAGGCGGTCCCGCACCGGGCCACCGTGTACGCCCAGCTGGTGGAGTCCGAACTGCTGTGGAGCTGGGCTCAGCTGCAGCCgatggaggtggagggggcCCACCTTGTCCCACTGCCTACTGGGGTCCCATGTGCTGGAGCTCATGCAGTATGTGACATCCAGCTGAGCCAGGTGCCCCCCCACAGCTTCACCCCGCTTGGTCCTCTCTGCACCATGTTCAG TGTGGACTTCAGTAAACCAGTCAGCAGTGCTTTCCAGTCCCACAGCTCCCAGTTTGTGGCTCAAGCTGGGGGGAAGGCCCAGGTGGTCCTCTCCTGGTGGGACCTGGACATGGATCCAAGTGGAAGCATTGTGTGTACCATGGCCCCCAGCTGGACATACCAACAACCAAAGATGGCTCCG TGGAGGGACCACTGGATGCAGAGTGTGTATTTCCTGCCTGTGGAGAGCAGTGTGttggagggagaggagctgagCCTGACCGTCTGCCATGACGACTACAGTCTGTGGTACAGCCTGCGGTCTCCTAG CCTGCAGGGCTCACAGAGCGAGGCTGCCCCCTCACGGCCCTGCTGCACCTGCCAGGCTCACCTGGTTTGGAACAGACCGCGCTTCGGTGAACTCAACGACAGAAGGCGCACACAGAGTTACGTCAGCGCTCTGCGCAGC GTTCTGAGGGAGGAAGGGGTGTGTCTCAGTGTCAGTGATGGAAGTCTGCTGCCGGTGTTTGCTCGTATGCTGGGAGCCAAGAAG GTCTACGGTTTGGAAAACTCCAGAATGTCCAAACGGGTTATTGAGCAG gtgtTGGAGGCCAACTCCATGAAAGGAGGGGTGAATCTGCTGGAAATCAGACCTGAGCAGCTGAGCAGTAATGATCTAGGAGGGGATCAG atctcAGTGCTGATGGGGGAGCCGTACTTCAGCACCAGCCTCTTGCCCTGGCACTCCCTGTTCTTCTGGTACTCCCGGACGGCGCTGGCAGGCCTGCTGCAACCCGGCGCCGCCATTCTGCCCAGCTCCGCCACTCTGCACATGGCCGCTGTAGAGTTCCAG GATTTATGGAGGATAAGAGCTCCGTGTGGAACATGTGAGGGCTTTGATGTGTCACCCATGGATGAAATGGTGCAg CGATCTCTGGATTTCCGTGAGTCCAGTGAGGCGGAGCCCCACCCTCTGTGGGAGTATCCATGCCGTGCTTTGACCCCGCCCACAGCCGTCATGACCTTTGACTTCACACAGTGTGTCCCTcaacagccaatcagcagtAAGGGATCACTGCCCTTCACAAG GATTGGTCGTTGCCATGGTGTTGCGTTGTGGATGGAATATCACCTAACTGATGACATCACTGTCAGTGCAGGCCTGATCGGACCAGTCAGTGAGCAG GGTGAGTGTGAGTGGAGTCGCAACAGGAAACAGGGAGTGTATTTCTTCAGGTCACCGGGGGAGAGCTCAGGTGACGGCAGAGCCTCTGTGTCTTACAGCTTCACCTTCGAACCCAGTTTAGGAGACATTAAGATGGACTTCAGCATCGAGGCTCAGTGA